The following proteins come from a genomic window of Paucimonas lemoignei:
- the kinB gene encoding putative two-component system sensor kinase: MKWAIKLRTRLFFSISALITVALLGLALGLVSVMQMAKSQEALIHENFVSLDTGLKLRQNLGDQLVMMLNETPAPGPLENLQDQFRELLAQGVAHDEESNVDNGFRGVRSDYEKFLEAYAKSRDTPRALRDNTELSERFNTLRNNLVSAHRQALSNISDVESQARSRALWVAGLLGLVGLAVLCIGFITAHGIANRFGAPIEALAKAADKIGQGNFEVTLPISSAAEMNQLTRRFGIMAESLRQHQVTNVDELLAGQQRLQAVLDSIDDGLLMIDRQGRLEHLNPVAQRQLGWDEPRIGQGLGEALQRPELDEQLYLTLRGGTLERAPEDLEIEVDGESRLLTYSLTPVSHTKGHILGAVMVLHDVTEQRAFERVRSEFVLRASHELRTPVTGMHMAFGLFRERAKFPEDSREADLLDTVNEEMQRLMQLINDLLNFSRYQNGLQKLTLAPCSIDELLEHARLRFQDQANEQEIVLLIEAQEPLPRLHADRAQLERVLDNLLDNALRHTPEKGLIRLQARRHGERVIISVEDNGEGIAYGQQGRIFEPFVQVGRKKGGAGLGLALCKEIVQLHGGRMGVYSRPGQGTQFYMALPL; the protein is encoded by the coding sequence ATGAAATGGGCAATCAAGCTACGCACACGGCTGTTCTTTAGCATCTCGGCCCTTATAACCGTCGCGTTATTGGGGCTGGCGCTGGGCCTTGTGAGCGTCATGCAGATGGCCAAATCCCAGGAAGCGCTGATTCATGAGAACTTTGTTTCTCTGGATACCGGGCTCAAGCTTCGGCAGAACCTGGGTGATCAATTGGTCATGATGCTCAACGAGACGCCTGCGCCTGGGCCGCTGGAAAACCTGCAGGACCAGTTTCGCGAACTTCTCGCCCAAGGCGTTGCACACGACGAAGAAAGCAATGTCGACAACGGTTTTCGCGGCGTGCGCAGCGACTACGAGAAGTTTCTCGAGGCTTACGCCAAATCCAGGGATACCCCTCGTGCATTACGGGACAACACCGAGCTGAGCGAACGCTTCAACACCTTGCGCAACAATCTGGTGTCGGCGCACCGCCAGGCGCTGAGCAACATCAGTGACGTCGAAAGCCAGGCCAGGTCGCGGGCCTTGTGGGTGGCGGGTTTGCTGGGGCTGGTTGGACTGGCAGTGCTGTGCATCGGCTTTATCACCGCCCATGGCATTGCCAATCGCTTTGGCGCGCCTATCGAAGCTTTGGCAAAAGCGGCTGACAAGATCGGCCAGGGCAACTTCGAAGTCACCCTGCCTATTTCATCAGCCGCCGAGATGAATCAGCTGACACGGCGCTTCGGCATCATGGCTGAATCCCTGCGCCAGCATCAGGTGACCAATGTCGACGAGCTGCTGGCCGGGCAACAGCGCCTGCAGGCCGTGCTGGACAGCATCGATGACGGGCTGTTGATGATTGACCGCCAGGGTCGTCTTGAGCACCTCAACCCCGTGGCTCAGCGGCAATTGGGTTGGGATGAGCCGCGCATTGGCCAAGGGCTGGGCGAGGCCTTGCAGCGCCCTGAGCTGGACGAGCAGCTCTACCTGACCCTGCGCGGCGGGACCCTTGAGCGCGCGCCGGAAGACCTGGAAATCGAGGTCGATGGAGAGTCGCGACTGCTGACCTACAGCCTGACTCCTGTAAGCCACACCAAAGGCCATATCCTTGGCGCGGTGATGGTGCTGCACGATGTCACCGAACAACGGGCGTTCGAGCGGGTGCGCAGCGAGTTCGTCCTGCGCGCCTCCCATGAGTTGCGCACGCCGGTTACCGGCATGCACATGGCGTTCGGCCTGTTCCGTGAACGGGCGAAATTTCCGGAAGATTCCCGAGAAGCGGACCTGCTGGATACGGTCAACGAAGAAATGCAGCGCTTGATGCAGCTGATCAACGACCTGCTGAATTTTTCACGCTATCAGAACGGCCTGCAAAAACTCACCCTGGCGCCGTGCTCCATCGACGAATTGCTGGAGCATGCGCGGCTGCGCTTCCAGGATCAGGCTAATGAACAGGAAATCGTGTTGTTGATCGAGGCGCAGGAACCGCTGCCGCGCCTGCATGCAGACCGGGCACAACTCGAACGCGTGCTGGATAACCTGCTGGACAACGCCCTGCGCCACACGCCGGAAAAAGGCCTGATTCGTCTCCAGGCGCGGCGGCATGGCGAGCGGGTGATCATCAGTGTCGAGGACAACGGCGAGGGCATCGCGTACGGGCAGCAGGGGCGGATTTTCGAGCCCTTCGTTCAAGTGGGCCGCAAAAAAGGCGGCGCCGGCCTGGGCCTGGCGCTGTGCAAAGAAATCGTGCAGCTGCACGGCGGGCGCATGGGCGTGTACTCACGACCAGGGCAGGGCACGCAGTTTTATATGGCCTTGCCGTTGTAG
- the pleD_1 gene encoding diguanylate cyclase, whose protein sequence is MSDEAERWKEKYLKGIEQQDKLEKRWNARLDLLRRGLVRSSLAAEGSDRAVDQCMKEMREIVRKDDMDAGLAALIPKLEKAVLDSEQRREVRAGQISSALVSLVTQLQSLDLPKEVRKPLKRFAKDLEERASQARELPLILGELSGLQGQALTQIEKPEEHARPGLLARLFGSHEAAGAEPGPTGAEPANPADSSSTAPAPTPASREQDADDWEEAAPLAADAVAPDQPPATTIGRYEPLPLVEPDAPVQQAPIAQAAVPPVETVQAVAVEPASTITAVESEPEPIVEPLAALTPETQSEPVGIADWLAPTPAVPFDHLPDVVSDVIDEQVEEQSEEATPFSLPSSPEPSYSSVAAHIEETLLGLLNDLTLPEHHRPQAEAMRQRLEHGLNWYELLPILEDLAVLMLAISDGGQQDFESYLKQLNERLESFQSNLQAASDDYVGQQSQSRELNNQLREQVDGLQSSVQEAADLTSLKKVLENRLEGLLSTMDQHQSARDEREQDVAARLQSLASRVATMEQEALGFRANLEEQRQKALIDPLTGLPNRAAWEERLGREIALWQRDKNSLLVGILDLDHFKRINDGYGHLAGDRVLKIVAKVLKKHLRATDFIARFGGEEFVILMPATQVTAGLTLLDQLRTAVEQCPFHFKSEPVVITVSVGVTALRAGERSDTALKRADQALYRAKEGGRNRVEQG, encoded by the coding sequence ATGAGTGATGAAGCCGAACGCTGGAAGGAAAAGTACCTCAAGGGCATCGAGCAGCAAGACAAGCTCGAAAAGCGCTGGAATGCCCGGCTCGACTTGCTGCGCCGTGGTCTGGTGCGCAGCAGCCTGGCGGCTGAGGGCTCGGACCGGGCGGTCGACCAATGCATGAAGGAAATGCGTGAAATCGTCCGTAAGGACGACATGGACGCCGGTCTTGCCGCGCTGATCCCCAAGCTGGAAAAGGCCGTGCTGGATTCTGAGCAGCGCCGGGAAGTGCGTGCCGGGCAGATCAGCAGCGCGCTGGTGTCGCTTGTGACGCAATTGCAATCGTTGGACTTGCCCAAGGAAGTGCGCAAACCGCTCAAGCGTTTTGCCAAGGACCTTGAAGAGCGAGCCTCCCAGGCGCGTGAATTGCCGCTCATCCTGGGCGAGCTCAGCGGCCTGCAAGGTCAGGCCCTCACCCAGATAGAAAAGCCTGAAGAACACGCTCGGCCGGGGCTGCTGGCACGCTTGTTCGGGAGCCATGAGGCCGCAGGCGCGGAGCCAGGGCCGACGGGCGCGGAACCTGCAAACCCTGCTGATTCATCATCGACAGCGCCTGCACCGACACCCGCCTCGCGGGAACAGGATGCTGATGACTGGGAAGAAGCCGCCCCACTGGCCGCCGATGCCGTGGCGCCCGATCAGCCTCCTGCAACCACCATCGGGCGCTATGAGCCTCTTCCATTGGTAGAGCCAGACGCACCGGTTCAGCAGGCCCCGATTGCGCAGGCTGCGGTGCCCCCCGTCGAAACGGTTCAAGCCGTTGCGGTTGAGCCAGCGAGCACGATTACTGCTGTCGAGTCCGAGCCTGAGCCGATCGTCGAGCCGCTCGCTGCGTTAACTCCCGAAACTCAATCAGAGCCTGTTGGCATCGCTGATTGGCTTGCACCCACCCCTGCCGTGCCGTTCGATCATTTGCCTGACGTGGTCAGCGACGTCATTGACGAGCAAGTCGAGGAGCAGAGCGAAGAAGCCACACCGTTTTCGCTGCCCAGTTCCCCCGAGCCCAGCTACAGCTCGGTCGCGGCGCATATCGAAGAGACGCTGCTGGGTTTGCTCAATGACCTGACGCTGCCTGAACACCATCGCCCCCAAGCCGAGGCGATGCGTCAACGTCTGGAACATGGGCTCAATTGGTACGAGTTGCTGCCCATCCTCGAAGACCTGGCCGTGCTGATGTTGGCCATCAGCGATGGCGGACAGCAGGATTTCGAGAGTTACCTCAAACAGCTCAATGAGCGACTGGAATCCTTCCAGAGCAATTTGCAGGCGGCCAGTGACGACTACGTTGGTCAGCAGTCGCAATCGCGAGAGCTGAACAATCAGTTGCGCGAACAGGTCGATGGCCTGCAAAGCAGTGTTCAGGAGGCAGCCGACCTGACCAGCCTCAAGAAGGTATTGGAAAACCGCCTCGAAGGCCTGCTGAGCACGATGGACCAGCACCAGAGTGCCCGTGATGAGCGCGAGCAAGATGTGGCTGCACGTTTGCAGAGCCTGGCGAGCCGGGTCGCGACCATGGAGCAAGAAGCGCTGGGCTTCAGGGCAAACCTTGAAGAGCAGCGGCAGAAAGCCCTGATCGACCCGCTGACCGGCCTGCCGAACCGGGCCGCCTGGGAAGAACGCCTGGGGCGCGAGATAGCGCTCTGGCAGCGGGACAAAAACAGCCTGCTGGTGGGTATTCTCGACCTCGACCACTTCAAACGTATCAACGATGGTTACGGGCATCTGGCCGGTGACCGTGTGCTCAAGATCGTGGCCAAGGTATTGAAAAAACACCTGCGCGCTACCGACTTCATTGCCCGCTTTGGTGGCGAAGAGTTCGTCATATTGATGCCCGCCACTCAAGTCACTGCCGGGCTGACTTTGCTGGACCAACTGCGCACCGCCGTGGAGCAGTGCCCGTTCCATTTCAAGAGCGAACCGGTGGTCATTACTGTCTCTGTCGGTGTAACCGCCCTGCGCGCCGGTGAGCGTAGCGATACTGCGCTCAAGCGGGCAGATCAGGCCCTGTACCGTGCCAAGGAAGGCGGTCGCAACCGAGTGGAGCAAGGCTGA
- the cc4 gene encoding cytochrome c4, protein MNKLFVSLLLSLAICGTAQAADPVVGDAAAGQAKTAVCGACHGPDGNSLAPNFPKLAGQGQRYLLKQLHEIKDGKRVVLEMTGLLNNLNDQDLADIAAYYGAQKASIGAADEKLVARGEALFRGGKLDQGMPACTGCHSPDGVGNAPAGFPHLGGQHADYIKKQLTAFREGERTNDGDTMVMRSIAAKLSNKDIEALAQYIQGLH, encoded by the coding sequence ATGAACAAACTTTTCGTGAGCCTGCTGTTGAGCCTGGCCATCTGCGGTACGGCACAGGCTGCCGACCCAGTGGTGGGCGACGCCGCCGCCGGGCAGGCAAAAACCGCTGTGTGTGGTGCCTGCCACGGTCCTGACGGCAATAGCCTGGCTCCGAACTTTCCCAAACTGGCCGGTCAGGGTCAGCGCTATCTGCTCAAGCAATTGCATGAAATCAAGGACGGCAAACGCGTCGTCCTGGAAATGACTGGCCTGCTGAACAACCTCAACGATCAGGACCTGGCTGACATCGCGGCGTACTACGGCGCTCAGAAAGCCAGCATAGGCGCAGCCGATGAAAAGCTCGTGGCGCGCGGTGAAGCATTATTTCGCGGTGGCAAGCTGGACCAAGGCATGCCCGCCTGCACCGGTTGCCATTCGCCAGATGGGGTGGGCAACGCGCCGGCAGGCTTCCCTCATTTGGGTGGGCAGCATGCTGATTACATCAAGAAACAATTGACTGCCTTCCGCGAAGGCGAGCGCACCAACGACGGCGACACCATGGTCATGCGTTCTATTGCGGCCAAACTGAGCAACAAGGATATCGAGGCGCTGGCTCAGTATATTCAGGGCTTGCACTAA
- the yjcC gene encoding cyclic diguanylate phosphodiesterase, producing MTFYRPWLMALLAALLSAAVLLAGSFALAVHQARQTESEQMKAQGERFLVRLEQLFGQLRVGLDQLETQPLRRCSPEMVDRLRQVIASYRFIYEAAFVGDSQLCSSWLPTSNLGQSRPADIRGPTYDYWLNTSAQPDDNLAALVLGRGGFRVSTSRGHLTDVVDLPVGGSLLVVLNHGSKAVTVLGPDQPWPPTVRWSSAADETLMVTDRRLIYRMPTQSPEYQLVMIAPRAGLQQKVTGAWWFLVPASLIVALCIGALVLQLVRQRRSLGGELQGALRRSELKVLFQPIFDLNTRLCVGAEALVRWRRPDGTLTSPDLFIPLAENTGQIRQITDFVLQQLLEQLGPLLRANPHLYISVNLAACDVMAPRIGRVTARLLAHHRVAARQIAFEVTERGLIDVVVARNHLQALRDRGHQVLIDDFGTGYCSLAYLQTLPVDCLKIDKAFIDALGHDAASSGVAPHIIRMAHALNLRVIAEGIEFESQAQLLASEGVIYGQGWLFARPLSASKFTELVTGGRRSQGRRAEDVA from the coding sequence ATGACTTTCTATCGTCCCTGGCTGATGGCTCTGCTCGCCGCCTTGTTGAGTGCGGCTGTGCTTCTTGCGGGCAGCTTTGCCCTGGCCGTGCATCAGGCGCGGCAGACCGAAAGCGAGCAAATGAAGGCTCAGGGCGAGCGTTTTCTGGTGCGTCTGGAACAGCTGTTCGGGCAGTTGCGCGTGGGGCTGGACCAGCTTGAGACTCAGCCTCTGCGCCGCTGCAGCCCCGAAATGGTGGACCGGTTGCGTCAGGTGATTGCCAGCTACCGCTTCATTTACGAAGCCGCGTTCGTCGGCGACAGCCAGCTGTGCTCAAGCTGGCTGCCCACCAGCAATCTGGGCCAGTCGCGGCCTGCGGATATTCGCGGCCCGACGTATGACTACTGGCTCAACACCTCGGCGCAACCGGACGATAACCTTGCCGCGCTGGTGCTGGGGCGTGGCGGGTTCAGAGTCTCGACCTCGCGGGGCCATTTGACGGATGTGGTGGACCTGCCAGTGGGAGGCAGCTTGCTGGTTGTCCTCAATCACGGCAGCAAGGCGGTGACAGTGTTGGGCCCGGATCAACCCTGGCCACCCACGGTACGGTGGTCCTCGGCGGCCGATGAAACCCTCATGGTGACTGATCGACGGCTGATTTATCGCATGCCGACCCAGAGTCCTGAATACCAACTGGTGATGATCGCGCCCCGGGCCGGGTTGCAGCAGAAAGTCACGGGCGCCTGGTGGTTTCTGGTGCCCGCCAGTCTGATAGTGGCGCTGTGCATTGGCGCGCTGGTGCTGCAGCTGGTGCGGCAGAGGCGTTCGCTGGGCGGTGAGTTGCAGGGCGCGTTGCGACGCAGCGAACTGAAGGTACTGTTTCAGCCGATTTTCGACCTCAATACCCGGCTGTGCGTGGGCGCCGAAGCATTGGTGCGCTGGCGCAGGCCCGATGGCACCCTGACCAGCCCGGACCTGTTTATACCGCTGGCGGAAAACACCGGGCAGATTCGCCAGATCACCGATTTCGTTCTGCAACAATTGCTGGAGCAGTTGGGCCCGCTGCTGCGGGCTAACCCGCATCTGTATATTTCGGTCAACCTGGCGGCGTGTGATGTGATGGCACCGCGTATCGGACGGGTGACAGCCAGGCTGTTGGCGCATCACAGAGTTGCAGCGCGGCAGATTGCCTTTGAGGTCACCGAGCGCGGGCTGATCGATGTGGTGGTTGCCCGCAATCACCTTCAGGCGCTGCGCGACCGAGGCCATCAGGTGTTAATCGACGATTTCGGTACCGGTTATTGCAGCTTGGCGTACTTGCAGACCTTGCCGGTGGATTGCCTGAAGATCGACAAAGCATTCATCGACGCCCTGGGCCATGACGCAGCCAGCAGCGGCGTCGCCCCGCACATCATCCGCATGGCCCACGCGCTGAACCTGCGGGTGATCGCCGAGGGCATCGAGTTCGAGTCACAGGCGCAACTGCTGGCCAGCGAAGGGGTGATCTACGGCCAGGGCTGGCTGTTCGCCCGGCCGTTGAGCGCCAGCAAATTCACCGAGCTGGTCACCGGCGGGCGACGCAGCCAGGGCAGACGAGCCGAGGATGTGGCGTGA
- the dsbA gene encoding DSBA oxidoreductase, whose translation MRNLILSATLVAASLFGITAHAAAPIEAGKQYVELSSAVPVAEPGKIEVVELFWYGCPHCYAFEPTINPWVEKLPADVHFVRIPAMFGGPWDAHGQLFITLDTMGVEHKVHAAVFEAIQKGGKRLTDKNDMADFVATQGINKDDFLKTFDSFAVKGKIAQYKELAKKYEVTGVPTMIVNGKYRFDLGTSGGPEQTLQVADQLIAKERAAAAK comes from the coding sequence ATGCGTAATCTGATCCTCAGCGCCACACTGGTTGCCGCCAGTCTGTTCGGTATCACGGCACACGCTGCCGCGCCTATCGAAGCCGGTAAACAGTATGTAGAGCTGAGCAGCGCCGTCCCTGTTGCCGAGCCTGGCAAAATCGAAGTCGTTGAATTGTTCTGGTACGGCTGCCCGCATTGCTACGCTTTCGAGCCAACCATCAACCCATGGGTTGAGAAACTGCCTGCCGACGTTCACTTCGTCCGCATCCCTGCCATGTTCGGCGGCCCATGGGACGCACACGGCCAGCTGTTCATCACTCTGGACACCATGGGTGTAGAGCACAAGGTTCACGCAGCAGTCTTCGAAGCTATCCAGAAAGGCGGCAAGCGTCTGACGGACAAGAACGACATGGCTGACTTCGTCGCCACCCAGGGCATCAACAAAGATGACTTCCTGAAGACCTTCGACTCCTTCGCAGTGAAGGGCAAGATCGCCCAGTACAAAGAACTGGCCAAGAAGTACGAAGTGACGGGCGTTCCGACCATGATCGTCAACGGCAAATATCGCTTTGACCTCGGCACTTCCGGTGGCCCGGAGCAGACCCTGCAGGTTGCTGATCAGCTGATCGCAAAAGAGCGAGCGGCTGCAGCCAAGTAA
- the amiD gene encoding N-acetylmuramoyl-L-alanine amidase, translating to MKFFFSALLLLTLTACTSGLRLDTSHPSANFDNRIQFVVVHYTSTTLEHSLDLLTHGEVSAHYLIGDTPPTVYKLVDESARAWHAGESEWDGRTWLNSASIGIEIVNPGYRDTPTGRLWYPYTEGQIQALTVLLKDIVKRNHIDPRHIIGHSDIAPSRKLDPGPLFPWKRLAQEGLGVWPDERLVAEQQVSMLNALPDVIWFQQQLAQLGYATPQTGELDVATRGVLAAFQMHYRPARFDGQPDAQSAAILKVLNRRR from the coding sequence ATGAAGTTTTTTTTCTCTGCCCTGTTACTCCTGACCCTGACCGCATGCACCAGCGGCCTGCGGCTCGACACCAGCCATCCTTCGGCCAACTTCGACAACCGGATTCAGTTTGTCGTGGTTCATTACACCTCCACGACACTGGAGCATTCCCTGGACTTGCTGACCCACGGCGAGGTGAGCGCCCATTATCTGATTGGCGATACCCCACCCACCGTCTACAAACTGGTCGACGAGAGCGCTCGCGCCTGGCATGCCGGTGAAAGTGAATGGGATGGGCGTACCTGGCTGAATTCTGCGTCGATCGGCATCGAAATCGTCAATCCCGGCTATCGTGACACGCCCACTGGCAGGCTCTGGTATCCCTACACCGAAGGGCAGATTCAGGCGTTGACCGTGCTGCTCAAAGACATCGTCAAACGAAACCATATTGATCCGCGCCATATCATCGGCCACAGCGACATCGCCCCGTCGCGCAAGCTTGATCCCGGGCCGCTATTCCCCTGGAAGCGGCTGGCCCAGGAAGGCCTCGGCGTCTGGCCGGATGAGCGCCTGGTCGCTGAGCAACAGGTCTCGATGCTCAACGCGTTGCCGGATGTGATTTGGTTTCAGCAGCAATTGGCGCAACTGGGCTATGCCACGCCTCAGACGGGCGAGCTGGATGTCGCCACGCGCGGGGTTCTGGCGGCTTTTCAGATGCATTACCGACCCGCACGTTTTGACGGGCAGCCCGACGCCCAGAGTGCTGCGATCCTGAAAGTGCTCAATCGTCGGCGCTAA
- a CDS encoding endonuclease/exonuclease/phosphatase, translating to MRRWREARVVGLHDPQVNEHHVQASGLPADGRLRLLSFNIQVGISTERYGHYVTRGWQHLLPHGGRAGNLQKIGDLLGDFDLVALQEADGGSMRSGYVNQVEHLAQLGAFPYWYQQLNRNLGRFGQHSNGVLSRLRPAAIEDHPLPGPAGRGAILVRFGEGEDALVVVMMHLALGARARTRQLAYIRELIGGYRHQVLMGDMNTHARDLLEHSPLRDLGLLAPQIEATFPSWRPQRCLDHILLSPTLTLERVQVLAQPISDHLPVAVEIRLPASLCEDSLPVPSNRGSLA from the coding sequence ATGCGGCGCTGGAGAGAAGCACGAGTCGTTGGCCTGCATGATCCGCAGGTCAACGAACATCATGTTCAGGCAAGCGGGTTGCCGGCTGACGGTCGGCTACGTTTGCTCAGTTTCAATATTCAGGTCGGCATCAGCACTGAGCGTTACGGCCACTACGTAACGCGGGGCTGGCAGCATTTGCTGCCCCACGGTGGCCGAGCTGGCAACCTGCAGAAGATCGGTGATCTGCTGGGCGACTTCGATCTGGTTGCCTTGCAGGAAGCCGATGGCGGCAGCATGCGGTCCGGCTACGTCAATCAGGTCGAGCACTTGGCGCAGCTCGGGGCCTTCCCCTACTGGTATCAGCAGCTCAATCGCAACCTTGGGCGTTTTGGTCAACACAGCAATGGCGTGCTGAGCCGTCTGCGGCCTGCTGCGATCGAAGATCACCCGTTGCCGGGCCCAGCCGGGCGCGGCGCGATCCTCGTGCGTTTCGGCGAAGGCGAAGACGCGCTGGTGGTGGTCATGATGCACCTGGCCCTCGGCGCCCGTGCCCGCACGCGGCAGTTGGCCTACATTCGTGAGTTGATTGGCGGCTACCGGCATCAGGTGTTGATGGGCGACATGAATACCCACGCTCGTGATCTGCTGGAACACTCGCCCTTGCGCGACCTGGGCTTGCTGGCGCCGCAGATCGAAGCCACCTTCCCGAGCTGGCGGCCGCAACGTTGCCTTGATCATATTTTGCTCAGCCCTACCCTGACGCTTGAGCGGGTGCAGGTGCTGGCGCAACCCATTTCCGATCACCTGCCCGTTGCGGTAGAGATCCGTCTGCCGGCCTCATTGTGTGAGGACTCCCTGCCCGTACCCAGTAATCGTGGATCGCTCGCATGA
- the algB gene encoding two component sigma-54 specific Fis family transcriptional regulator: MEAATENQGRILLVDDESAILRTFRYCLEDEGYSVATANSAAQADTLLQRQVFDLCFLDLRLGEDNGLDVLAQMRVQAPWMRVVIVTAHSAVDTAVDAIQAGAADYLVKPCSPDQLRLATAKQLEVRQLSARLEALEGEIRKPKDGLDSHSPSMMAILETARQVAGTDANILILGESGTGKGELARAIHGWSKRAKKSCITINCPSLTAELMESELFGHSRGAFTGASESTLGRVNQADGGTLFLDEIGDFPLTLQPKLLRFIQDKEYERVGDPVTRRADVRILAATNLNLEDMVRNGRFREDLLYRLNVITLNLPALRERTEDILTLADRFLARFVKDYARPARGFSEEAKTALLNYRWPGNIRELRNVIERASIICPQERVEVAHLGMAEQPTNNAPRVGAALSLDQLEKAHIGAVLATSETLDQAAKTLGIDASTLYRKRKQYNL, translated from the coding sequence ATGGAAGCAGCCACTGAGAATCAGGGCCGTATTCTGCTTGTGGATGACGAATCCGCGATCCTTCGCACGTTCCGTTATTGCCTGGAAGACGAAGGCTATAGCGTCGCTACCGCCAACAGCGCAGCCCAGGCGGATACGTTGCTGCAACGCCAGGTCTTCGACCTGTGCTTTCTGGATCTGCGCCTGGGCGAAGACAATGGCCTGGACGTACTGGCGCAAATGCGCGTTCAGGCGCCGTGGATGCGCGTCGTGATCGTGACGGCACATTCGGCTGTGGACACCGCTGTAGATGCCATTCAGGCAGGCGCCGCTGACTATCTGGTCAAGCCTTGCAGCCCGGACCAGCTACGCCTGGCTACCGCGAAACAACTGGAAGTACGCCAACTGTCGGCGCGTCTCGAGGCCCTTGAAGGTGAGATTCGCAAGCCTAAAGACGGCCTGGACTCCCACAGCCCGTCGATGATGGCGATTCTGGAAACGGCCCGCCAAGTGGCTGGCACAGACGCCAACATCCTGATCCTCGGCGAGTCCGGCACCGGTAAAGGCGAGCTGGCCCGTGCGATTCATGGCTGGAGCAAGCGCGCCAAGAAGTCGTGCATCACCATTAACTGCCCGTCGCTGACAGCTGAGTTGATGGAAAGCGAGCTGTTCGGTCACAGCCGCGGTGCATTTACCGGCGCCAGTGAGAGCACTCTGGGCCGGGTGAACCAGGCCGATGGCGGCACGCTGTTTCTCGACGAGATCGGCGACTTTCCCCTCACGTTGCAGCCCAAGTTGTTGCGTTTCATCCAGGACAAGGAATACGAGCGTGTAGGCGACCCGGTCACCCGTCGCGCAGACGTGCGGATTCTCGCCGCCACCAACCTCAATCTTGAAGACATGGTGCGTAACGGGCGTTTCCGCGAAGACTTGCTCTATCGCCTGAACGTCATCACCTTGAATTTGCCTGCCCTGCGTGAACGCACCGAAGACATCCTGACCCTGGCGGACCGCTTCCTGGCGCGTTTCGTCAAGGATTACGCCCGCCCGGCACGGGGGTTCAGCGAGGAAGCGAAGACCGCGCTGCTCAATTACCGCTGGCCCGGCAACATCCGCGAGCTGCGTAACGTGATTGAACGGGCCAGCATCATTTGCCCGCAAGAGCGGGTCGAGGTCGCGCATTTGGGCATGGCCGAGCAGCCGACCAACAATGCACCTCGCGTTGGCGCAGCCTTGAGCCTGGACCAGTTGGAAAAAGCCCACATCGGCGCCGTCCTGGCCACCAGCGAGACGCTGGATCAGGCCGCCAAGACCTTGGGGATTGACGCTTCCACGCTGTATCGCAAACGCAAGCAGTACAACCTATGA